In Arachis hypogaea cultivar Tifrunner chromosome 17, arahy.Tifrunner.gnm2.J5K5, whole genome shotgun sequence, a single window of DNA contains:
- the LOC112766567 gene encoding BTB/POZ domain-containing protein At1g55760: protein MNMNMKDSAYRVETTCRLAQWRIDNLASCTYRKSDPFTIAIWNWHLSVERNRVSCVKLFPEATNNLPLSSFVIRLLSSVKDRKALAQLEVRDKLLSSREGFVWGIEVPLPGRFIIHVEFLDLKTSSSNGEDICSIWPNRIMQQRSNSAALESLSRMLMEGMHTDITINASDGSIGAHRAVLAARSPVFRSMFSHDLKENDDSTINISDMSTESCQAFINYLYGIIEHQEFLMHRLELVRAADKYDICDLRDVCHESLVEDIDSSNVLERLQNAYLYGLPKLKISCMQYLVKFGKIFDIRDDFIVFLQTADRDLITQIFYEVLSVWNGF, encoded by the exons ATGAACATGAATATGAAGGATTCTGCATACAGAGTTGAAACGACTTGTCGTCTTGCACAATGGAGAATCGACAATTTAGCTTCATGCACTTATCGCAAATCCGATCCTTTCACCATAGCCATCTGGAACTG gCATTTATCTGTGGAGAGGAACAGAGTTTCTTGTGTTAAGTTGTTTCCAGAAGCAACGAACAATCTTCCACTTTCATCTTTCGTCATTCGCCTGCTTAGCTCTGTCAAAGATCGCAAGGCCTTGGCTCAATTAG AGGTAAGAGACAAATTGCTGAGCAGCAGAGAAGGATTTGTGTGGGGAATTGAGGTTCCACTTCCAGGGAGATTCATTATTCATGTTGAGTTTCTCGATTTGAAAACTTCATCTTCAAAT GGAGAAGATATTTGTTCTATTTGGCCTAACAGAATTATGCAGCAAAGATCAAATTCAGCAGCTCTTGAATCTCTCAGTCGAATGTTAATGGAAGGAATGCACACTGACATAACAATAAATGCTTCAGATGGAAGCATTGGAGCTCATCGCGCAGTTCTTGCTGCTCGATCGCCTGTGTTTCGTAGCATGTTCTCTCATGATCTTAAAGAGAATGATGATTCCACCATAAACATCTCAGACATGTCAACTGAATCTTGCCAAGCATTTATAAACTACCTTTATGGCATCATTGAACACCAAGAATTTCTAATGCATAGATTGGAACTTGTTCGTGCTGCAGATAAGTATGACATTTGTGATTTAAGAGATGTGTGTCATGAGAGCCTTGTAGAGGATATTGATTCAAGCAATGTTCTTGAGAGGCTTCAGAATGCATATTTGTATGGATTGCCAAAGCTGAAGATTAGTTGCATGCAATATCTTGTGAAGTTTGGAAAGATATTTGACATTAGAGATGATTTCATTGTATTCTTGCAAACTGCAGATAGAGATTTGATCACTCAAATCTTTTATGAAGTTCTTAGTGTCTGGAATGGTTTTTGa
- the LOC112765684 gene encoding BTB/POZ domain-containing protein At1g55760-like, with the protein MNQKPNSAVLESVGRMLTEKIHTDITINASDGSIGAHRAVLAARSPVFHSMFKHNLKENHDSNINISDMSIESCQAFINYLYGIIEDEEFFKHRLELLHAANKYDICGLRDVCSESLAEDIDSSNVLERLQDSYMYQLPKLKLHCMQYLVKFGRIFDIKDDFNAFLQTVDKDLVIQLLGEALSVCKGS; encoded by the coding sequence ATGAATCAGAAACCAAATTCTGCAGTTCTTGAATCTGTTGGTCGAATGCTGACAGAAAAAATCCATACTGACATAACAATAAATGCTTCAGATGGAAGCATTGGAGCTCACCGCGCAGTTCTTGCTGCTCGATCACCTGTTTTTCATAGCATGTTCAAACACAATCTAAAAGAGAATCATGATTCCAACATAAACATCTCAGACATGTCAATAGAATCTTGTCAAGCATTCATAAACTATCTTTATGGTATCATTGAAGATGAAGAATTTTTCAAGCATAGATTGGAGCTTCTTCATGCGGCAAACAAATATGACATTTGTGGTTTAAGAGATGTATGCAGTGAGAGCCTTGCAGAGGATATTGATTCAAGCAATGTTCTTGAGAGGCTTCAGGATTCATATATGTATCAATTGCCAAAGCTGAAGCTTCATTGCATGCAATATCTTGTCAAGTTTGGAAGGATATTTGACATTAAAGATGATTTCAATGCATTCTTGCAAACTGTAGATAAGGATTTGGTTATTCAACTCCTTGGTGAAGCTCTTAGTGTCTGTAAAGGCTCTTAA